The Glycine soja cultivar W05 chromosome 9, ASM419377v2, whole genome shotgun sequence sequence TTGCACGGGGGACGAATGAGGGTTGAACATTGTTACAGTACAAATCGGCAAAGCCAAGAGAAACGCTGCCATGTTATCGTCATCGAATCATTATGTCCATgcaaaatgctttttttttttaatatataaattccaATTTGTATGTAAGTATGTACTCGTATACAACAAAGTCAAACAAATCTATTTACCCCAATTTGTCGGGAAATTGCATAACAAGCACACaggcaaattttgtgttttttttttttgtttacatattgTGATCTAAATaccatattattataatttattattttatccctTCAATTTCCTCGATGGAATATTAGTCTCTTTATACTTTACACACATggtaattatgagattgttaTTTCATATTTGAAAATGGATTTTTAATATTGACTATTAACAacttttaacatcgattattaattaatattgaaattattaacattaaaagtatcaatgttaatattaattttttaaaaaatcgatattGCTTTACCAAacaataatatcaatttttacaaAAGTTGATGCTGTTTTCATCTCACAaatatcgatttttaaaaattgatatggTCATTAaacaacaacattggttttttaaaaaatcgataaaacaacattgattttttttaaatcacaatttttctaaaaattgaaGTTGGTTTTTggactttttttaattactagctGTAATTATACATAGCACaacttatcattttaatttgtaaaaactctaaaaataaaccaaagttataaacaaaatatactaCCAACACCAAgagttataaacaaaaaattacacaaaatataccaccaagagttataaataaaaattcccAACAAATGTTTTCATGATGTTCCAAGCATCATTTTCCACAAAATATATCACCAAgagttataaacaaaaatttacagaTATTAGTATTGTATAATGTACTTAAATTGCAAACAAAtcgaaaataaaacaaagttagatgttgcatttgtttgagttccaactttcaaattttgtgaTTGTGCAAAAATTCTCTATTCATAGCCAATTTTTGTAGACTttctcaaatgattataaacaaTCTTGTATTCCGTAATCCCTTCCAAATTTAGATGGAGGAGTTCGTCTTttcataaatgagtacatggtATTCGACACATCCTGAAATTAACATTAAGTACATCTTAGATATggatatgattttaaattttaacagaTAAAGGAGTGCTTAGTTATTCATCAAACAGTTGTAAGTCACTTTATACTCATTCAGCAGGATTTTAAAAGTGATCGAGTTAGGAATTTGGTAGTACAAGAAGTGTGTCATTTAGGATATACTTTTGGTTCAGAGATGCTTTTaaagattgttaagaagaaaATACTATGTCCAAAATGAGTCATGATCACTTGATGATTTCCTATGAGTCCATAAAAATCTCTGAGTTCTTATGTCCATCTAGTCAATATAGTTGGGTTCATCCGATCTTGTAACAGGGTGCATAGCAGATGACAAGTATGTTATATTTCTTCCTTTCATCTTAAAAAAACGACATGCTCATTTTACCATAAGACTacatttaaagtaaattaatatAACCAATACTGATGTGTTATATcatgtcatgtttatttgagaatAATCTTTAAATTTCTAACCTGATTTATGATATGAACtatgttcaacattttttttggttttttttttgttaatctttatcattatcttaattatttcattttattttttttatcttcattcaTCATTTCtaaactataaattaattaaagattaaaaaatataataaataattatataattgataaaaaaatagttaatatgaTATTAAACTTGTGAACGAcggataaatatatttttttcaacaatccaactataaaaatgaaaggataataaatagataaaaaatattaatataaagttaacttacttttattaatattatattaaaaaattaaaattacacgagtaaaaaaataattaatattatattaaaaatattaattataatatttattctgtaatatattttttaaatgcgaCGCTTGTTTTTttagaatgaaaaaatatttgaaaatgtgAACCAAAACACCACAAATTTATGACAACTTAGTACCCTACGGAGTGACTATCACTTTTACATTCTTGTGATTTGGTTGTCGGCATTCCATTGGAAGAAGAAAACCAAAGATAGATAGAGTTGAATCTTAATCTCAACCATACATAGAGACGTTCATTGCATCCACCACGTACAACCGAAAATTGTGTTCGTCGGTATATCGAGATTTCATCAAGAGTTTAAAGGGTATTGAActcatttaacttattttataacaaaaattataccAGAAAAATTACAACAACTCACACTTTGAAAAATTAACTTAGTTAAATCCCTCGGTCTTCCCAAGAATGCTATAACTTTCTTGAAGCTTTGATATAATAGATTTTTATAGTTCTTAATCTTAATTTCTCCCATATGCGTACTTTACTCTTATATTTAGTTTACCCAAATTAGTTTATCTTTCTATCAAAAACTAGTATTTCTcaaaattctctctctctctctctcttccaatCGTCTTACTTAAGGTCATTCTTGATTCCTGGAACCTCATGATTTTGTCTCTTTGGAAAAAAGTAGTTGtgcatttttaatataaaaaaagataaaagaaagaaaaacaatagaAAGGCTATTCAATgttcaataattatatattttaagaaaatggtaACCAACCtggttaaagaaataaaaagtagaaatatttattgaaaatatacaCTCCTCCATAATTTGCATGTAACTCAAACAATAAAAACTTGTTATTTAGGAATGTATTGGAGTAggattttaaagaatttatttttttataaaaaaatcttgtagTATTTATTTAGgatttttaaatgttataaataagtcttatagtatttaattaagatttttttaagagGGTAACAAGTAGTAAAATCTGATGGTAttcaattagaattttttataacttataaaaaaatcttttagtattaaaaaatggattattttttaaaaatgattttaatgaatttcatcaaactttttagtaaaaaaatatctatattttctctctttaattcaAGATGCATGATGTATGTCATATAtgtttctcttattttcttggAATAAAAATGTCAAATACATTTCTCCCTTCTGcacttttctatttattttttaaattaatgtttattttatatgttaagaTTAACCATGTTTTTCTTATATTGATTACGTTCATCACCTGTTTGactcaattaattttgttatccaTATAATTCACTAACCTTCCTACAAATTTTCCACCCTCACCACTCTCTTCTACCCATTTAAACATGTCATTAGATTTatcatgaaataattataataattaaaaaaaatcagaaaatcaatgtataattttaaatttatattgttcaaatctaaaagttagaatgaaaaaatgttattacAAGAATGATTAATATAAGAGAACATAAAATTAGAAtcaatttagttattaaaagattaaaaaaactatattggttttacttttttttattcaaacttcattattttttattatttttttcactaatttttgtaattttgaatgtatttttaaaaattcataaaattcatttaaatcttataaatctataaaattctttaaatttctatgatataaatccattaaaatctAAACTATCATACTTTTTATgctaaaataatcttttaaaatcttaatccaatattcccatattcttttaaaaaaaacttgttatttATTGATTCCTTAACAAGAGCCCTTATGGTTAGCAAGATCATATATGTTatcttgaaattaaaattttaaaagaaagatTAGTCATTTTTCTCTAACTTTTACAAGTTATTTATCCGTCATAGTTACTTATAGTGTACACATTTACACTCATTTAATTTGTTGAGTCTCCTTGTGGATAACCAACCTATTAAATGGCCACGAAATGTGAATGGGAGACATCTATGCAAGGAGTTTCTTGGTGATAGACCAATAACTATGACCGCAAGTatgaaagtgaaaaaatatgCGTTTCGACCTTAAATCCTAAGCATTATTAGGATAACAACgagatattatttgttttggtaTTTAGTGAcccatcataattttatttttgttgaaatgTGTTTTTGGTGAATTATAGGAGATGATGTTTATAAATTATCCTTGATCTCCACTCCTATCTAATGGGAAACTTTTTATTGCAACATTGGCTTCAATATATACTGCATTTGTGTAACTCTAAGAAAACTGAATtgaagtagtttttttttttttgtgagaataGGCGATTATTCCATAGGCCATAGGAAAAGGGACAAACAGATAAGAGAGGGAGATGAGCCacattatgaaaaataaaacttgtgtattGACAATTTCTCTCTCAAATTAATCTACTGAACTGACtgatacaaaatattatatttaactaCAAAGTATTATCATGAAACATGATTTAGAATCACGCATATTCTACGAATTAATTCAGAATTATAGTTAAGCTTTCTAATCCGTGATCAGTGTGGGTTCAATTCAGATTGACTTTCCGTAAGTgctgaatttaattttcttgtccCGACCAACTGGTCCCTTCCTGTTAGGACTTTAAGGAAAAGTAGTTATTTCTAACCTCAAATACAACCATGCTGAATCAAAGTAGTATCGGAATTGTTAAGCAGTCCAATCGAACAGTGTTCAAAATtaagtttgtttatttttttttcagaaaaaaaaacgttatctctaaaaataaaaaacaattactcACTCCCTCCCAAATAATTATCTTCCTAAATGTTTTACatagacaaaaaaaagaaaacaataaaaaaataataatttcttttacactAATTAAAATATGACGAAAGGATTGAGATAtgagtcatatatatatatatatatttcaaactttcactattaaattatttcaagaaaccttataaaaaaagttaatttaattttcacaattatttttttaatattgaaagGTCGTATATAAGTGACTATGATCAGCTTACATTTGATAGAAGTTCTCTATTATTAAAtcttagaaagaaaaaagaaaaagaaaaagaaaaaagacagaTGATACTGCTAGATACATCCTTCGGTCAACTAAAGTATGTCCACACGAGAAGGGAGATTTGGAATCGAATATCGGAATATAACAAATGTGAAACAACCGCTTTCACttttgaaaatgcaaaattgtaaatttggtgctatggttgtttttaattttgattttgatttttctttaaaattattcacgtatttattctttcttttatatgtaattttggttGTCCAGCtgaaatttaaacattaatCGTTACCAATGAACATTTACGAGTGCACCATTTTAAAGAGAATTATAGTTATATCCTGTTCTTTTTTATGGAAAtccaaaattatccttcttcttTTACTCGTGAcaacatcttccacttcacCAAACTTAGAACCCCCTCTTGATCCTTTCCATCTCTCTCATGCCCCTCTTTCAAGTTCACCTTCAATTGGACTCAAACCCTACCtaactaatttcaaattcaCCTACAAGGCAGCATTCTCTGCTGCAATTGGCGTTTGATCTTGAGGGTGGGTTTTTCGTGGCCTGATCTTGTGGGGAAGAACCCCTCTGATATCCTCCTCTTTGACAGCACCAACCTTGGTGAGGAAATCCTCAAGGGTCATCGCAGGAGCCTCGCTTGCGTTAGCATTGACGATGTTGGTGGAGACAACGTCATGGGTGGTGGCGACAGTGACAATCTCCTTCCAGACATTGTCGACGGTCTTGGGGATGAACTTTAGGAGGTCATCCATGGGGTGTAGTTTGAAGAGAAGAGGAAAGGAGGTCATTGACgatatgctttcttttctttggtttCTGGTGTAAGGTGTGCAGAGACGCCATTGTTGATGGGGTCTTGCGATGGAGGGAAAGATGATGTAATGGTGGTGTCAGAGGAGGGAAAGACGAGGCggtttaatgattaatttttaaatttggattaaaagatcattaagcaactaatgttttaaaaagtgTTACTTCaagtgaaatataaaaaattaggaatagaaactaatgttttaaaaagtgTTAAAATAACAGCTTTTGATTTGTAACTtgaaataaacatatttatatttagcaCTTTGattcatctatttatttatttattttattccttaaaaCTGTAGGGTTAGAATAGTCTCTTTACTTAAACAATATTAAAGGAGGCAATTAATGAGGAATTTTATTAAAACTTCGAGGCTAATATTAGAAAAATAGTATTAATGTTATAAACTTCAATACTAATTCAAgtaatgcagtaaaaaaaaaaatactaattcgAGTAATATATGAAATAATGTTATAAGTTATTGGGATAAACTTATCCATCAAACATTTTTATTTCAACCAatagttataataaattataagttaattgaaattgaccTGTTGAATACACTCTATAACAAATCGTAGTTGAGTTGTGTTAGGTTCTCAAACCCTTTCAATTACATAGAAATACTCATGTGATCATGTCCACATCttacatttacattttttttcctccctcgatccatttctatttttttcatttattcacGATTGAActttaaactatttattttaaaaatattttctattaataattataaaaatatcaccactttatattttaatagattttatataacaatgataaatatttattttcgtataaatattcaaaaataaaagtaaagtgatatttttataatcattagtataaacaaaaaaaaacaaaatatatttttaaattaaaaagagtcCCTTACttattgtgttatatatatgtgttaCGTATTATTTCTGtaataaatattcttaattttttaccgacaaaattgaaatttatcatttagacttagtttttttttttttgtgcagaacttagttttaattatttgcTACATAATAGTAATATATTGACTCTTTATTAGCTTAATCAATATAAACagctattatatattaatttaacgttactatttttttcttccataaaattattgatatttgtaTTTAGGAGATAGctaatcaatgtttaatttagttggttagccattttatctttttggatACTAATCCCATATACATGGCCTGGAATTGAAGCCTAGTCTCTATACTTAAAGTTAAAGGACCCATGCATGAATAAGTCTATGAGAGCCTAAGGATTTCGTTGGTTGCATCAAGAATAGGTTCAAGCATCTCTACATTTTTCGTTCTATCTACTTGAATCCGTAACACGTATGGCACCACTAGTCAACAACAAATGCGATATTGATGTTGAAGGTTACCTAAGCTACTATTCTCCCtttctaataattaaatttttttaatcatttatttatgaaaatgtaTAATATGTAATTAATCCTAGTCTTTTGTAAACAATCTCTCTTTTTGGTCTCtcatatttattgaaataagaaCCACATATgacattttcataaataaggaataaaaagagattttttttttgagagactAAAAGGTATAAACAAATGTATTAACCTATTTGCATAagtgaataatatatttaaccCCAAAAATAATACTAGATgggcaattttattttttttatttaagaccaaaggtatatatttttttattaccaatattaattgttagtttttgttaaaatattagtGGCTTCCAACCACTAAATCAACTTTGTAATTCCTCaaagttatttttcttgaaaaataattatgtttgagttggataaaattagaatGATAAAATTCTTCTTCCCATGTAAATAAACTGAAACAAAATAACCACAAGAAAGTTGATAATACATGAGAAGATGTAGCCTTATCATCTTACTTAAACAATCTATGCATAAGGTAATTTCTGAGCAAGAAAGCCATTCATACACTTATCCACCAACACAAGCAGTCTTTTAGGTCCAAATTATTTGTAGCAATCTGAACAAATCAAGGCCTGAAGTAAGAgcactaaaatgaaaaaaatcacaGAATTTGGGCCTAGGTCCAATACTAGTAGCTTTTGCCTAATACAGACTTAAGTAGTAAGTACACATTAATTAGATGGAACCCCCACCCTCTGAGTTTTCTTCCCTTATACTCAAACGTGAAtgaaaatggaagcaaaagctCCACTTATTCCACCTCTGAAAAATCTCTTCCTCCTAATAAGTTACACTCTCGCTTTCCACACTCCTTTCACTCCACATCACAGCCTGTCTAGAACAACCCTCTTCATACATGCAACCACTTCTATATAGTTTCTCTCACTTAGTGCAAAGAAAAACACACCACACGacaaacaaatattattattcaatagaAAAGAAAGATGAGTCCAACATGGGTTTTTGTGTTAGGTGTTGCAGCAATGTTGGTGGTTGTGAGTGGACAATCATCAGTGAAGCCTTTGGTGAAGACAGTGAAGGGGAAGAAGGTGTGTGACAAAGGGTGGGAGTGCAAAGGTTGGTCTGCATATTGCTGCAATGAGACTATCTCCGACTACTTCCAGACATACCAGTTTGAGAACCTCTTCGCGAAGCGCAATTCGCCGGTGGCACATGCTGTTGGTTTCTGGGACTACCGTTCTTTCATCACCGCTGCTGCACTGTACCAGCCTCACGGCTTTGGCACCACTGGGGGAAAGACCAGTGGCCAGAAGGAACTTGCTGCTTTCTTTGGCCATGTTGGCAGCAAGACCTCTTGTAAGTATATATAATTCGTCCCTACAAAACCGATTTGTAAGGTGAGGATTGTCTTATGAGTGTTCATGTTTGCTTTTCAggtaaaaaattacttttgagatcagaattcttgtttttgttttcattttgtttttctttgttagATTTGACATTAAAACACGTGCATAACATTTCTAACTTCAATACAAACATGCATTATTTCTGGTAAATGTGAGACTTTTTACTAACATTTATTTGACATATGAATCATGATATCACATATGATATGATCATTCGTGGGAATGACCTTatacttattttgtttttcaatttgttgaATTTCATGATCTTAGTTGCATGATCTCAATAATTTGGACATTTCAAGTGAGATGGAGTTATATACATGATTAGGTGTGAGTGGAGATTTGTTTAAAGACCATGAAATTGTATGATAAGAAATTGTTGGAATAATATTTCAGGTGGTTATGGGGTGGCTACAGGGGGACCCTTAGCCTGGGGCTTATGCTACAGCAAGGAATTGAGTCCTGATAAATTCTACTGCGATGACTACTATAAATTAACCTACCCTTGCACTCCTGGCGCAGCATACTATGGCCGTGGTGCCATCCCACTTTACTGGTATTCATATCTTGAGATATCTTGAATATCCCTTAATTTAATCACCATGTATGTGGGAAAATTATTATATGTGGCACAttattaaatttctttcataaattgaaaaaaatgtaattgtgCCATATAAAAATTGATCAGAATCACATATCACACATCACAGTGTTACCTCATCTAATAATTTCTCTTGAATCTTATCCACCATTGGAGTATCATTATATCTATTTGCTTATTTTCACAAAGTTTTGGTTGTGTTCCCAAGAAGGTAGTAAATGCTTTATACAAGTCTCTACTTGTTTGTGCAAGTGGTTAGTTAGAAGCATTTTATGCAAAGATTTTACCAAGTTTTGAACAATTAATGATCAAAGTCCTTGTGTTTCTCTTCCTTGATAACAGGAACTACAACTATGGAAAAGCCGGGGAAGCCTTGAAGGTGGATCTGTTGAACCATCCAGAATACATAGAACAAAACGCCACTCTAGCCTTCCAGGCTGCACTCTGGCAGTGGATGACCCCACCAGAGAAGCACCTACCATCACCCCATGATGTCTTTGTTGGCAACTGGAAACCCACAAAAAATGACACATTGTCCAAAAGGGTACCCGGATTTGGTGCCACAATAAACTTGCTCTATGGGGATCAAACTTGTGGTCAGGGATCAGATAATGAGGCCATGAACAACATCATTTCACACTATCTTTATTATCTTGATCTCTTGGGTGTTGGCAGAGAAGAGGCAGGGCCTAATGAAGTTCTCTCCTGTGCTGAACAAGCTGCTTTTAAGCCCTCTGGCTCACCATCTTCTGCCACAAA is a genomic window containing:
- the LOC114367988 gene encoding chitinase-like protein 2, whose translation is MSPTWVFVLGVAAMLVVVSGQSSVKPLVKTVKGKKVCDKGWECKGWSAYCCNETISDYFQTYQFENLFAKRNSPVAHAVGFWDYRSFITAAALYQPHGFGTTGGKTSGQKELAAFFGHVGSKTSCGYGVATGGPLAWGLCYSKELSPDKFYCDDYYKLTYPCTPGAAYYGRGAIPLYWNYNYGKAGEALKVDLLNHPEYIEQNATLAFQAALWQWMTPPEKHLPSPHDVFVGNWKPTKNDTLSKRVPGFGATINLLYGDQTCGQGSDNEAMNNIISHYLYYLDLLGVGREEAGPNEVLSCAEQAAFKPSGSPSSATN